The proteins below come from a single Methyloprofundus sedimenti genomic window:
- a CDS encoding CpsD/CapB family tyrosine-protein kinase, which produces MKQNNLRRNGFLKLLEGFSARLYIILAVIFYKVKAEMERVEKALKKIQDAKNKVVQPTIKASEESLVINYTQTKTHEINHELLRERRVVSLEKYGAEAETFKLLRTKVLKQLRVNNWNSVGITGPTQGVGKTMVSVNLAIAMAREVNQTVLLVDLDLRVPRIQWYFDVEVEKGLSDCLMQNIPISEVLINPSIERLVILPGRGRSESSSELLSGPLMRQIVEEIKQRYQSRIIIFDLPPILASDDVLACMDFFDAALLVVAEGESKPEDVTKSLHMLSGSNLLGMVLNKAENIPDHIGYY; this is translated from the coding sequence TTGAAACAAAATAACCTACGAAGGAACGGTTTCTTAAAACTGTTAGAAGGTTTTAGCGCAAGACTCTATATTATTTTAGCGGTAATTTTTTATAAGGTGAAAGCCGAGATGGAACGAGTAGAAAAAGCACTTAAAAAAATACAGGATGCTAAAAATAAAGTAGTACAACCAACGATTAAGGCATCGGAAGAGTCGTTAGTTATTAACTACACGCAAACTAAAACGCACGAAATCAACCATGAGCTATTAAGGGAACGTAGAGTAGTTTCGCTAGAAAAATATGGCGCGGAAGCAGAAACTTTTAAACTTTTACGGACTAAAGTACTTAAACAACTCAGAGTTAATAACTGGAACAGTGTTGGCATTACTGGCCCAACACAAGGTGTAGGGAAAACTATGGTATCGGTTAATTTAGCGATTGCGATGGCAAGAGAAGTTAACCAAACAGTATTATTAGTTGATTTGGACTTAAGGGTGCCTAGAATACAGTGGTACTTTGATGTCGAAGTTGAAAAAGGACTTAGTGATTGTTTAATGCAGAATATACCTATCAGCGAGGTATTAATTAACCCAAGTATAGAAAGGTTAGTTATTCTTCCTGGACGAGGGCGAAGTGAAAGCTCATCAGAATTATTGAGTGGTCCACTGATGCGTCAAATAGTTGAAGAGATTAAACAGCGTTATCAATCAAGAATCATCATTTTTGATTTACCGCCAATTTTAGCGAGTGATGATGTTTTGGCCTGTATGGATTTTTTTGATGCCGCATTGCTAGTCGTTGCAGAAGGTGAAAGCAAGCCCGAAGATGTAACTAAGTCATTGCACATGTTATCTGGATCTAACCTGCTGGGTATGGTTCTTAATAAGGCAGAAAACATTCCAGATCATATAGGATACTATTAA
- a CDS encoding ExeA family protein — translation MYTSYFGLSKKPFSLTSDADFLYLSPPHKKALSILEYGLMSQAEFTVITGQIGLGKTTLLQRVLKTESDEYIVGLITNTHAAFGDLLSWVLAAFNIKDKGGSEAQRYQLLVDFLRHSYANQRRAVLIIDEAQNMDIATLEELRLLTNINSGSHILLQLVLVGHPELKDKLRDPRLIQFAQRISIEFHLKPLNFVETEKYINHRLEVVGGMGLFTSAACTVIYYFTGGVPRLINNICELCLVFTFADDEKQATLETVIQVVQENKTDGILPLVAQKNEENEKIRQLVLKSNGIDLEQL, via the coding sequence ATGTATACCAGCTATTTTGGCTTAAGCAAAAAACCATTTTCACTGACTTCAGATGCAGATTTTTTATATTTAAGTCCTCCGCATAAAAAAGCCTTATCTATTTTAGAATATGGGCTAATGAGTCAGGCAGAATTTACCGTGATTACCGGCCAAATAGGTTTGGGTAAAACCACGTTGTTACAACGAGTATTAAAAACAGAAAGTGATGAATATATTGTTGGCTTAATAACCAATACGCATGCCGCATTTGGCGACTTGTTATCCTGGGTTCTTGCTGCCTTTAATATTAAAGACAAAGGTGGAAGTGAGGCGCAGCGCTATCAATTATTAGTAGACTTTCTGCGTCACTCTTATGCTAATCAGCGCCGAGCGGTGTTGATTATTGATGAAGCGCAAAATATGGACATAGCAACGCTAGAAGAATTACGATTACTGACAAATATTAATAGTGGTAGCCATATTCTGTTGCAATTAGTCTTAGTGGGTCACCCTGAATTAAAAGATAAGCTAAGAGATCCAAGACTCATTCAATTTGCACAGAGGATTTCTATAGAGTTTCATTTAAAACCATTAAATTTCGTAGAAACAGAAAAATATATTAATCATCGTCTTGAGGTCGTGGGTGGAATGGGTTTATTTACTAGTGCTGCTTGCACTGTAATATATTATTTTACCGGTGGTGTGCCACGGCTGATTAATAATATTTGTGAACTATGTTTAGTGTTTACCTTTGCAGATGATGAAAAGCAAGCCACATTAGAAACAGTGATACAGGTCGTTCAGGAAAACAAGACAGATGGAATTTTGCCATTAGTCGCGCAGAAAAATGAAGAAAATGAAAAGATAAGGCAGTTAGTACTTAAAAGTAATGGGATTGATTTAGAGCAGTTGTAA
- a CDS encoding oligosaccharide flippase family protein, whose product MSKTLKQRAVRSGSWVIFGHLFSQGLRLGSNLILTRLLVPEIFGVMTIVTVIMVGLAMFSDVGLLQNIVQSKRGEERKYLNTAWTIQIIRGLAIFLIALVLSFGLYVLGQLGWLNSDTVYGNAQLPVILAVVSLTAIVAAFNSINILVLNRKLMMSKLIMIDLVSQVAGLMFMLMWAWYQRDVWALVFGGILSAVVKMLLSHNVSIGERCHFNWDKKAVHEIIHFGKWIFLSSIFGFLLNQGDRILLGGMISAELLGVYSIAFFLANALKDALLKLISSVFFPVLSETVRNSPERLESTYYKIRNKIDTITFFIAGFIFASGETIVRFFYDSRYQDAGWMLQILSLSLVATGFFLSGQCFLAQGNSKILTLMTLIQTASLYILLPFLYYEYGMLGAVWSIVAISLIRIIVSSMYMKIYFFYNIKKEFLMLPVIFIGYGIGVFL is encoded by the coding sequence ATGAGTAAAACATTAAAGCAGCGTGCGGTACGTTCAGGAAGTTGGGTTATATTCGGTCATTTATTTTCTCAGGGCTTGCGTTTAGGCAGTAACCTCATTTTAACGCGACTACTTGTGCCTGAAATATTTGGCGTGATGACAATCGTAACTGTCATTATGGTGGGCTTAGCCATGTTTTCGGATGTGGGATTATTGCAAAATATCGTACAAAGTAAACGAGGTGAAGAGCGAAAGTATCTAAACACGGCGTGGACTATTCAGATTATCAGAGGTTTGGCAATTTTTTTAATTGCATTGGTATTAAGCTTTGGCCTATATGTCTTAGGGCAGCTAGGTTGGTTAAACTCAGACACTGTTTATGGTAATGCTCAATTGCCAGTCATTCTTGCTGTTGTATCACTGACCGCAATTGTTGCGGCATTTAATTCTATTAATATATTAGTGTTAAATAGAAAATTGATGATGAGTAAGTTGATAATGATTGATTTGGTCAGTCAAGTGGCAGGCCTTATGTTTATGTTGATGTGGGCATGGTATCAGCGAGACGTTTGGGCCTTAGTTTTTGGTGGCATCCTAAGTGCTGTTGTGAAAATGCTGTTGTCACATAATGTCAGTATCGGTGAGAGATGTCATTTTAATTGGGATAAAAAGGCTGTTCATGAGATTATCCATTTTGGTAAATGGATATTTTTGTCCTCAATCTTTGGCTTCCTGCTCAATCAAGGAGACAGGATATTATTGGGTGGCATGATTAGTGCTGAATTGCTTGGTGTTTATAGTATCGCATTTTTTCTAGCCAATGCACTGAAAGATGCATTATTAAAACTGATTTCCTCAGTTTTTTTCCCAGTGCTTAGTGAAACAGTGAGGAATTCACCCGAGAGATTAGAAAGTACTTATTACAAAATACGTAATAAGATTGATACGATAACATTTTTTATAGCTGGATTTATATTCGCATCAGGCGAAACTATTGTCAGATTTTTTTATGATTCACGATATCAAGATGCTGGATGGATGTTGCAAATATTGTCACTATCGCTTGTTGCGACAGGTTTTTTTCTTTCAGGACAGTGTTTTTTGGCTCAAGGTAATTCAAAAATTCTAACATTAATGACACTTATACAAACAGCTTCACTGTATATCCTGCTACCATTTTTATACTATGAATATGGCATGCTAGGTGCCGTGTGGTCAATAGTTGCAATTTCGCTTATTCGAATTATCGTTTCGAGTATGTATATGAAAATATATTTCTTTTATAACATAAAGAAAGAGTTTTTGATGTTACCGGTTATTTTTATCGGATACGGCATAGGAGTGTTCTTGTGA
- a CDS encoding sulfotransferase domain-containing protein, whose translation MNLPSVFIIGAAKSATTTLAELLSMHPRICLGEQKEPEFFSHDDHFSLGFKHYSENYKYASKEDIIIDASTSYSRSPQFPLSAQRIYHFNPQAKIIYVLRNPIDRSYSHYVHRYSKELYPNQPFNISFSEFVKQEPVCLDSSLYQYQLACYLKYFDSDSIHIVFTEDIKENQFKCLENVCSFIGVEYQPEWFKVTSSNVGQSFLDSRKKVAISNIFRSLPFYHKLRGNISKPLKEKIYKLLLMSFAKSIDQDFTPNPLIREDVLMMKVLFKDSNDWLEKYTGRTLEHWDCYGKESE comes from the coding sequence ATGAATTTACCATCAGTATTTATAATCGGAGCAGCAAAGTCGGCAACTACAACGCTAGCCGAATTATTGAGCATGCATCCTAGAATTTGTCTTGGTGAGCAAAAAGAACCTGAGTTCTTTTCTCATGATGATCATTTTAGTCTAGGTTTTAAACATTATAGTGAAAATTATAAATATGCCTCAAAAGAAGACATCATAATTGATGCATCAACCTCATATTCACGATCGCCTCAATTTCCATTGTCGGCTCAACGCATCTATCACTTTAACCCTCAAGCAAAAATTATTTACGTTTTACGAAATCCAATAGATAGATCATATTCACATTATGTTCACCGATACAGTAAAGAATTGTATCCCAATCAGCCGTTTAATATTTCATTCTCCGAATTTGTTAAACAAGAACCCGTCTGTTTGGACTCTAGTCTTTATCAATATCAGTTGGCATGCTATTTAAAATATTTTGATTCTGATTCGATACACATTGTATTTACAGAAGATATTAAGGAAAATCAATTTAAGTGTTTAGAGAATGTATGTAGCTTTATAGGCGTTGAATATCAACCTGAATGGTTTAAAGTTACTTCAAGTAATGTTGGGCAGAGTTTTCTTGATAGCAGAAAAAAAGTGGCAATATCAAATATATTTAGGAGCTTACCTTTTTATCATAAATTACGAGGTAATATATCTAAGCCTTTGAAGGAAAAAATATATAAATTATTGCTCATGTCATTCGCTAAATCTATTGATCAAGATTTTACACCAAACCCATTAATCAGAGAAGACGTCTTAATGATGAAGGTTCTGTTTAAAGACTCTAATGATTGGCTAGAAAAATATACAGGAAGAACACTTGAGCATTGGGACTGTTACGGTAAAGAAAGTGAATGA
- a CDS encoding sulfotransferase family protein codes for MNEKNLVFICGALRSGSSLTHLILDHHPEINNPGEFDFLFDQISAGVTFPVMAAYEEWLSVHRIFQSKLLSIDSSLDYPELFDSFIAQLAQANCALTLNVHRHFDLIPYLFPNVKFIHLIRDPRDVARSSIGMGWAGNVYYGVDHWIETEKSWERLQEKVAPEQYMELSFEELILSPQPVLQKACDFIGVPYSESMLNFSDSSTYSELDPSLVYQWQKKLSKREIQYVESKAHIFMESLGYTLSGHPLITFGILEKIKLKIANKLFKLQFSIRRHGLVLVFKHRLSRLLNLKSMNKQVTLKMNDINKLYLK; via the coding sequence GTGAATGAAAAAAACTTAGTATTCATTTGTGGGGCATTACGATCTGGATCTTCGCTTACCCATTTAATCCTTGACCATCATCCAGAGATAAATAACCCAGGTGAATTTGATTTTCTATTTGATCAAATATCAGCAGGTGTTACGTTTCCAGTTATGGCAGCATATGAGGAATGGTTATCTGTTCATCGTATCTTTCAATCTAAACTATTGAGCATAGACTCCTCATTAGATTACCCTGAACTTTTTGATTCGTTTATAGCTCAGCTGGCACAAGCTAATTGTGCATTGACATTGAATGTTCATAGACATTTTGATTTGATTCCCTATTTGTTTCCTAATGTTAAATTTATACATTTAATACGTGATCCTAGAGATGTTGCTAGGTCTAGTATAGGAATGGGCTGGGCGGGTAATGTTTATTATGGTGTTGATCATTGGATTGAAACTGAAAAATCATGGGAGCGTCTTCAGGAAAAGGTTGCGCCAGAACAATATATGGAATTAAGCTTTGAAGAATTGATTTTATCACCTCAGCCCGTTTTACAAAAAGCCTGTGATTTTATAGGGGTACCCTATTCTGAATCAATGCTAAATTTTTCTGATAGTTCAACTTATAGTGAACTTGATCCATCATTGGTTTATCAGTGGCAAAAGAAATTATCAAAAAGAGAAATTCAGTACGTTGAATCAAAAGCGCATATATTTATGGAATCACTTGGTTATACTTTAAGTGGGCATCCTCTGATAACTTTTGGAATACTTGAAAAAATAAAGTTAAAAATTGCAAATAAACTCTTTAAATTACAATTTAGCATTAGGCGACATGGCTTAGTGCTTGTATTTAAACATCGGTTATCTCGTTTATTGAATTTAAAGTCTATGAATAAGCAGGTAACACTCAAAATGAATGATATTAACAAATTGTATTTAAAATAG
- a CDS encoding glycosyltransferase family 2 protein has translation MKDKNQRIVVVIINYKTADLIIDCLESLLPELSSLKANVIIVDNNSNDNSCNEISDWIIKNDILKKVELIASYENTGFSGGNNRGISHIEADYYLLLNSDTLLRKGAISLLLEAAKKDKSVGLVSPRLEWTDTTPQESCFRFHSPISELISSANTGLITRLFKSYNVPFLVSDTADCYDWTSFACVLVKSEVFKDIGLMDDGYFMYYEDVAFAYHAQKAGWKVLNVPDAHVVHLRGGSSPVKSQTKLRKRLPRYYYESRTRCFYQLYGRLGLLAANLLWTIGWGISTLRQLLTSSFEPSVSEAQWKDIWINFSNPLKSYIHPDHYDKS, from the coding sequence GTGAAAGATAAAAATCAACGTATTGTTGTCGTTATTATTAATTATAAAACAGCTGATTTAATCATTGATTGTCTGGAGTCGCTACTTCCAGAATTAAGTAGTTTGAAAGCTAACGTCATCATCGTTGATAATAATTCTAATGATAATTCTTGTAATGAAATTTCTGATTGGATCATTAAAAACGATATTTTGAAAAAAGTTGAATTAATTGCTTCATATGAGAATACTGGTTTTTCAGGGGGAAATAATCGCGGCATTAGTCATATTGAAGCTGACTATTATCTATTATTAAATAGCGATACCTTGCTGCGCAAAGGTGCGATTAGCTTATTACTTGAAGCAGCTAAAAAGGATAAAAGCGTTGGTTTAGTCAGTCCGCGCTTAGAATGGACAGATACAACACCACAAGAAAGTTGTTTTCGTTTTCATTCGCCAATTAGTGAATTAATCTCATCAGCGAATACAGGCTTAATTACGCGCTTATTTAAATCATATAATGTGCCTTTTTTAGTTTCTGATACAGCTGATTGTTACGATTGGACGAGCTTTGCTTGTGTATTAGTTAAGTCTGAGGTCTTTAAAGATATAGGGCTGATGGATGATGGCTATTTTATGTATTACGAAGATGTGGCTTTTGCCTATCATGCTCAAAAGGCAGGTTGGAAAGTATTAAATGTGCCAGATGCTCATGTGGTGCATTTACGTGGTGGTAGTTCCCCCGTGAAATCACAAACAAAATTACGTAAGCGTTTACCGCGTTATTATTATGAATCGAGAACCCGTTGTTTTTATCAGTTATACGGCCGATTAGGTTTGTTGGCGGCTAATCTATTGTGGACAATAGGCTGGGGAATATCAACATTACGTCAGTTATTAACATCTAGCTTTGAGCCTTCGGTTTCTGAGGCTCAATGGAAGGATATTTGGATTAATTTTAGTAATCCTTTAAAATCTTATATTCATCCTGATCATTATGATAAATCTTGA
- the mntA gene encoding type VII toxin-antitoxin system MntA family adenylyltransferase antitoxin, translating to MDLIELESVLKHWLSEHTEIELAILFGSYAKGTATDHSDIDFAIKLSSRQGIKAGDKLAYIQQLSILLSRDIDLIDLRSVGQPLLAQIIKYGKRLLGSDADYAQLAINNINSIQDFTPYIERMLTERRKRWLVNG from the coding sequence ATGGACTTAATAGAATTGGAGTCTGTATTAAAACATTGGCTCAGTGAGCATACTGAAATTGAATTAGCTATTTTGTTTGGCTCTTATGCGAAAGGAACAGCAACAGACCATAGTGATATTGATTTTGCAATTAAATTATCATCTAGGCAAGGTATAAAGGCTGGTGATAAGCTCGCTTATATTCAGCAACTGTCAATATTGCTTAGTCGAGATATTGATTTGATTGACTTAAGATCGGTAGGGCAACCTTTATTAGCCCAGATTATAAAGTACGGTAAGCGGCTATTAGGATCTGATGCAGACTATGCACAACTGGCTATCAATAATATTAATAGCATACAAGATTTTACGCCTTATATTGAACGAATGTTAACGGAAAGAAGAAAGCGGTGGTTGGTTAATGGATAA
- a CDS encoding sulfotransferase domain-containing protein: MTKPDFIIIGAMKSATSTLHEQLALQDGIFMTTPKEPNYFSDDEQYARGEAWYEGLFANAEANDLCGESSTHYTKLPDYPLTIERMAKRLKKVKLIYVLRHPVDRLISHYIHQWSQNVIKCDINEAIDQYEELTAYSCYARQLQPYIEQFGRENILLLFNESIRKNQQKELEKAAEFIGYKEKVVWQEDLAAQNVSNERIRAFPGYSWIVESEIMTFLRRVLIPKWLRNKIKSEMTLKERPVIDPVHLAQNTTIFDQDLARLGHALNVELSCETYKTIVINQELSLQHDIEEK; encoded by the coding sequence ATGACGAAACCTGATTTTATTATTATCGGTGCTATGAAAAGTGCAACGAGCACTTTACATGAGCAGTTAGCTTTGCAGGATGGTATTTTTATGACCACTCCTAAAGAGCCTAATTATTTTAGTGATGATGAGCAGTATGCGCGTGGTGAGGCTTGGTATGAGGGTTTATTTGCTAATGCGGAGGCTAATGATTTATGTGGTGAGTCGAGTACGCATTATACAAAATTACCTGATTACCCATTAACGATTGAGCGCATGGCTAAGCGGCTTAAAAAGGTTAAATTGATTTATGTGCTGCGTCATCCCGTGGATCGTTTAATTTCTCATTATATACATCAATGGTCACAGAATGTTATCAAGTGTGATATTAATGAGGCCATTGATCAATATGAAGAGTTAACGGCTTATAGTTGTTATGCAAGGCAGTTGCAGCCTTATATTGAGCAGTTTGGACGTGAAAATATTTTACTTTTATTTAATGAATCAATAAGAAAAAATCAGCAAAAAGAACTTGAAAAAGCAGCTGAATTTATTGGTTATAAAGAGAAGGTTGTTTGGCAAGAAGATCTTGCAGCACAAAATGTATCAAATGAACGGATACGAGCCTTTCCAGGTTATAGTTGGATTGTTGAATCTGAAATTATGACTTTTTTACGTCGTGTGTTGATACCTAAATGGCTTAGAAATAAAATTAAAAGTGAAATGACATTAAAAGAACGTCCTGTGATTGATCCGGTGCACCTTGCTCAAAATACGACTATATTTGATCAGGATTTAGCTCGTTTGGGACATGCGTTGAATGTTGAATTATCTTGTGAAACGTATAAAACTATTGTGATTAACCAAGAATTGAGTTTGCAACACGATATAGAGGAAAAATAA
- a CDS encoding serine O-acetyltransferase, protein MVSITDADWSREVPRKFWDPSRKLLLSIRCYQKCKQKKGFIALVISKICVIQHAFWSAISGADIPISCNIGGGLLIPHPNGIVIHPQSEIGINCLIHQQVTVGVKRGNAIPPKISAHVDIGAGAKIIGNINIGDHSLIGANAVVVKDVEAGVIVAGIPARAIGFTQDKYNNHD, encoded by the coding sequence ATGGTATCTATTACTGATGCAGATTGGAGTCGAGAAGTTCCTCGTAAGTTTTGGGATCCGAGTAGAAAATTGTTGCTGTCTATTAGGTGCTATCAAAAATGTAAACAAAAGAAAGGTTTTATTGCATTAGTCATATCAAAAATTTGTGTGATTCAACATGCTTTTTGGTCGGCAATTTCTGGAGCTGATATTCCTATTTCTTGTAATATTGGAGGAGGGCTGTTAATTCCTCATCCAAATGGGATTGTTATTCATCCACAGTCTGAAATAGGCATTAACTGTTTAATACATCAGCAGGTTACGGTCGGAGTAAAAAGAGGAAATGCTATTCCACCAAAGATTAGCGCTCATGTTGATATAGGTGCTGGCGCTAAAATTATAGGTAATATTAATATTGGTGACCATAGTTTAATTGGTGCAAATGCTGTTGTAGTTAAAGATGTTGAAGCAGGTGTCATCGTGGCAGGTATTCCGGCTAGAGCGATAGGTTTTACGCAAGATAAATACAATAACCATGACTGA
- a CDS encoding glycosyltransferase has protein sequence MTDRARIGAVVIGRNEGQRLVTCLQSLVNSLDYIVYVDSGSNDSSLHEAESLGVATISLNMSIPFTAARARNEGAQYLLSNFVELDYIQFIDSDCEIQPEWIVTAAHFLDEHADYAVACGRRRERFPEQSIYNQLCDIEWNTPVGDAFACGGDALIRVEAYKQVNGYRDDLIAGEEPEMCFRLRAKDWKIKRLDAEMTLHDAAMIKFSQWWKRTTRTGYAFTLGSSIHGKSEERYWVKETQRIMLWGLFLPVFIVVLAFVNPLFLFLYLIYFVQIVRVGLKRRDLGTIKFKWAASVVLGKIPEAIGLINCLLDRLRNITPNIIEYK, from the coding sequence ATGACTGATAGAGCACGAATCGGTGCTGTGGTAATTGGCCGTAATGAAGGTCAACGTCTTGTTACTTGTCTTCAATCGTTGGTAAATAGTCTTGATTATATTGTGTATGTTGATTCTGGTTCTAACGATAGTAGTTTGCACGAAGCGGAGTCTTTAGGTGTTGCAACGATTTCACTTAATATGTCTATTCCCTTTACTGCTGCACGGGCACGAAATGAAGGTGCGCAGTATCTTTTAAGTAATTTTGTTGAGTTAGATTATATTCAGTTTATTGACAGCGACTGTGAGATTCAGCCTGAGTGGATTGTTACTGCGGCCCATTTTTTAGATGAGCATGCTGATTATGCCGTTGCTTGTGGTCGTAGGCGTGAACGATTTCCTGAACAATCAATATACAACCAGTTATGTGATATTGAGTGGAATACGCCTGTTGGTGATGCGTTTGCTTGTGGTGGCGATGCTTTAATTCGTGTCGAGGCTTATAAGCAGGTTAATGGTTATCGCGATGATTTAATTGCCGGTGAAGAGCCTGAAATGTGCTTTCGACTTAGGGCAAAGGATTGGAAAATAAAGCGATTAGATGCTGAGATGACTTTACATGATGCAGCGATGATAAAGTTTTCTCAATGGTGGAAAAGAACCACTCGTACAGGGTACGCTTTTACACTAGGCAGTTCGATTCATGGTAAATCAGAAGAACGTTATTGGGTGAAGGAAACTCAAAGAATAATGTTATGGGGTTTATTTTTACCTGTGTTTATTGTTGTTTTAGCCTTTGTTAATCCTCTTTTTCTATTTTTATATTTAATTTATTTTGTTCAGATTGTAAGGGTGGGTTTGAAACGACGAGATTTAGGAACAATAAAATTTAAATGGGCGGCTAGTGTTGTGCTAGGGAAAATACCAGAGGCTATAGGATTAATTAATTGTTTATTGGATAGGTTAAGAAATATTACGCCTAATATTATTGAATATAAGTAA